TCAAAACAAATTCTGTCAGACTGTGCTGGACATTTTTACCAAGTTGGCTTTCTGTAGTGGGCTAGGCTGGTTTgataaaggaatagttcaacatttcaTAAAATTATGCTTTCTTTACAAGAGTGAGTTGAGAAGATGGGAATCAATTTTCAGTATGCGTGTTCCGTATGGATCTTGAGTCAGCAcgtggttagcctagcttaacataaagactggagacaaggaaaaacagctagcctggctttgtCTGAAGATAAAGCATGCTGATCAATGAGGTGCTGGTTGGTGTATTTTTGACTTTGGAGAAGGTCAGGCTAGCTTCAAACCTGTTATGCTAGGCTAACCACATTCTGACTACAGCTCTGTGAAAGTTAACACATACATGTCAATCTCCTGATCTCACTCTccgggggaaaaaaaggcaggGAGCGCATTTCCCAAAAATGCTGACCAAATCCTTAAAGAAGAGCTTGTGAAAACACCCCGTGAAGTGAGTAAAAGTTGAATGCTTGTTTGGTTCCATAGGTAAGTCACAAATATGAGTGGAATGCTGCTACTCATGCCACAGTTTTAGTTTTATGGGAAATGATTTCAAGAAATTGAGTTAGTGTGGAATAAAATGCCCATTGTTGATTGGAGCACTTGATTAAAATGAACTTTTAGCAAATGCTGGTGAAAAGCGGCCCCTGCTGAGGTCAGAACTTCAGTAATTGGAGGCTGGCTGTTTTAGAACCATTTTGAAAGtataaaaacattagcatggcTTGCATTGTTCAGTCACGTTTGCATATTGAACGGAAGAAAACATTAATTCCACAGTTCCATCATCATGTAATACAATCATTAAAACCCAAGAAGAAAGTAAATGTCTTGTTGTGATGAAAAAAAGCATCAactgtaacattaaaacaaatgtatgtACAACAGACTGGACCTGATGATGCCAGTGAGCAGGTTTACAGTACAACATAAATGCAATAACACGTGAAAGTCCAAACACATGGGTTACGTTCAGGGCTCCTACTACACTTAAATGTCTACAGagcataaaaaacaaatgtgacgGTAAAAATCACATCGTCTCTGAAAGTATCTGATATTAACAAGAAACCTTTCATTGAACCAATAACAGTTTAAAGGTATGTAAAGGCCTTTATCTGTGATTTAATCTGGGGTCAGTATGTGCATTTTGTTCTGTATCAAACTGATGTTGAATCATGCTTTGCACATTTCTATATAAACCCTCATCTATTCCTGTAAAGTTTAAAATTTCTCTGTGATCACATTTTGTACTTCTGGGGTGATCCAGCCAACCCCTGCCATTATAAAAACAACCTTTATCCTTATTCCGATCAGCACTACCAGCAGTAACACAGGTCCAATGTTTCCATTTCCCAAAGTGTTGTGTAGTGTTCCAAGTGTCTAAAAATTAGTTATTGTGTTCAGGATGGTAGTATAGTAACACAGGGCTCAACATTATTGGCTGCCCAGCCAGCTTTACAGTGGCTTAAAGGACATAATTCCTCCCTTTACCAACAGGCTTTTAATGCGAAATATCTGCAGAAAGTGTTGAGGTTGATATAGTAGTAGTATCTCAACAATTAAATAACAATAgtgaaaaccaaaaaacaattGGAAATCTGTCATATTATTTTTGGAGACTCATTTTAATATCTGCTTGTATTGAAGAATTTGATTAGTCCACCtgatcaataataaaaaaatctgcaactattttgacaataaataaattgtcATTTTCAAGCAAAACTTCCAAACACTACCTCGTTCCAGCTTGTAAAATTGATGATTAGCTGCTTTTCCCTGTATTACGCGATAATAGACTGAttatcagacaaaacaaagtcatctgatgatgtcaccttgATCTTTTTGCTGTATTCTGATATTTGATAGACTAAATGATTTAGCCTGGTAAAACCATCCTGATGGTGTGaactcaacattctgtttcgctctctgtatcagtctggtcTCGGTGCcaccccaaacactttcagtgggtgGGAGTACTTGCCTTGACAAACAAACtctttcagccaatcagcataTTAAAACCCTGGGgaacatcatcatcaccaagggagccagttgataaatcaaacTCTCGCTAAATCCAGTTGGAAGAACTGTGAAAACATCTTTTCCTCTGAGAAACTCCACGAGTGCAAACTATTGTCCTTGTTGAAATGTTTCTATCGACTCTATTTCTATAATAATTTCACTTAATACTGTGTTTACACTACTCACGTTAGAGATGGCTTGTTGCTTCGTGAGCCGCCATTACCGTTCTGCAAGCTGAGGCCTGCACTTTATGTCATCAACTAAAACACAGTCCCTAAAtggctgttaatgttgtcaagTACAGTGTGGTTCTGTGGTTGGCCCTATTTGGATTTTACACAGAGCGAAACAGAGTGTTGAGCTCaagtcatcaggatggtcttaccaggctacaAACGATTAAGTGATTAATCAAGATGACAAAATAGATTAATCAAGACGATAAAATAGATTAATCAATAGTAAAAATAGTTGCAGCCCTGCCTTAACCATTGTTGATACTTATTATTGACATATGGGGTATAGTTACCTCAATCTTTACAAATCCAAATTTTGCtaattttggcattttaaagTTTTGGAAGCAGATGCCAAATTTTACTGATGAGCCCTGGGATGACAATTGACTGTAACTTGTCTATGTTGTTTCTGACAGATTTTCACATTCAGTCTTTCTTGATGTTACCTTCCTGTACCATGATATTCTTAAATGAACAAACATTGcaacccacaaaaaaaaaatctgacagcAAATTTGTGggaattttgagattttacagtAAACTCAGAGATCAGTGGATTCAAAACATGAGCACAAGTAAACAGTCTGAGTTGTGGACAGCAAAAATATTGTTGCATGGAAACTGCATAGGGCGTAAAATGGGCTGATAGTACTGATATCTCAAGTCTCAAGTACTGACAGAGAGCCATGTTTAACAGAGAAAAGGATTTCTGCtctcagcaaaaaaaataatctataaAACCATCTATCTGTTTGCAACACCTGGCAGATTTAAGAGATTACCTTGAAAAATCTCAGTTCTAGTTATGACAAGCGCATGCTGCACATTGACAAAATCCTTGACAGAAACTGTAAACTAATCCTGAAAATAGAATAGAGTAAAATTATACCCCCCTCAATTAAAACATTATACAAAAAAAGGAATAATTTGGACCAGAACAGTTTTTTATCACATGCACAAAACAAAGGAATCTGTCTACAAGCTTTAGAGTTAAGCTATACAAATAGTTCCCTGTCCTCATGTGCAGGATAATAAAAGATACAAAAGTCCCTTAATCTAGGCCTCTGCTTATTTGAAATTCATGAGCAAAAATGACAAACCAGATTAATAGGAAATCACCTGAGTAATTTAATCCAACTCTACATACAACCTTTGCTGATATTGTCCCCTTTCTCTAAGCTAGTGCTCCTACCACAACTCCTAATTACAGTGTACCATTTTCACAGTTCAATTTGACCTGTGCATGCATGATATAAATCATGCTTGCAGTACATAATTTATCAGAATATGCACCTATGAAAAGATAAACTATGATTTACTTAAGAATATGTATTTACAGGAACAGAAATTGAACAAACGTATAGTGGaaggtcattaaaaaatatacaactTCAACGATTTGTTTCACCTCAAAAAGGACAGAATATCACCCCATACGAGATGATGGAACATTTTAGAACAGTTTATTCCAGTCTCTAGTTGCCTCCATGAGGTGCCGCTGACCGTGACCAATCCAATCTTCTTGGCTGTTGAAGAGCCGACCACAAAACCAGCAGTCAAACACCACGGGCTCCTGTCTACCACCTGATCGAGTTTTCACAACCTCatacttttttttgctttttttcctcaactTCAGTTTCAGGAGGAATCGCTCTCGGACAGAACTCTGTACTGGCCGGGGTCTTGGATCATCGCTGGGAGACGATTGGTCTTTGGTCGAGGAATTCTCCCATAGAGCACCAAGCTCAGAGAGTGCTTGGATTGTtttctgagacagagagacctTAGTAACAGCACCTTTGTATCTGTTAACTACCTTCATGATATTGGCCACTTCGGGAATGTCAGCATCTGGATGATTGAGCACCACTACAGGTTGGTATCTACGAGGGCATTTGACCTGCTGCAGAGAACTGAATGGGGCAAGCCTTAGTGTCCTTTCAACTTCTTTGGCTACAGGCTTCCATAACACAGTAGTCTCTTTCTCAGTCAGTATTTTATTTGTCAGTCTTCTAGCTTTGTGCATCGTTGCTGGGAGCTCGTCAAACAATGGTTTCCTGCGCCTTTTCCTTTGGCTTGGAGGCCGAATTGGCCTTGGGGCTAGGATAGGTTTCTCTGCTTCACTTGACTGTACCTTTACATTCATTTGAGAGGGTGAAATGCAAGATTCCTTGACATCTttctgtgcagtgttttggaTGGTGATCAATTTCTTCACTCCATTGGAggcatttgcatttgttttgttcGATGACACCAGAAAACACTGGGTCTGAGGTCTGGTGGCCAAAAACAAAGGTTGACTGCTTGAGGTGGGAGCACCACTTGTAAGAAGGCTACCAGTAGGAGTGACTATTTTAAATATGACTTTGTTTCCAGTACTTTCACTGGATTGGCTACACTGAGTCCCAGTCTTTGCATCTTGGTTGTTTAATAGTAAGCGTGATTTGGGTGGAGAAATGTATCGCAGCAAAAATGCCTGGCGACCGGATTGCAGAGTGTTAGGTTtgtctgcagtgctcacaggCATGGCCACAACTGGCCGTGAGCTCAGTGGGAGTTGTGTACTTGCCAGTCTGAGGCCAGGAGCACTGGGGCTCTGAACAAATGGAACAGACCTTTGTACCAAGTAGCAAGTCTGCTGTGTCTTTGCCGTTTTGTCTGTAGGTGTATTATGTGGTGTGCTTGAAAGAAGTACAGGACCCTTAAATCCTGGGCTGTTGATAAAGTAGTGATTTGAGGTGGTGCTAACACCTGATTGAACAGCAGAGAGAagtgttttccctttttcatCAGCTCCTGGATTTGGTGCTGATACACCTATCCTCCTGCTGTTTGGAGTGAGGGTTACTCCAGTAGGGTTACTTGATCTTTCTGcccctggcttcatataagaTACATTGATCTGAGGATTTGCAGAATTCGTTATCAGTTTGAAACCTGGAGTGGCCTTGACCTGCATTGGCACGGCAAAACGATTCTCCGAAGTTCTTAAGAGTACTGACTGCTTGCCCTCTGGCAACTGAAGAATTCGTAGAGtcgtttttgtttgtttcaaagaATCATTACTTGCACTTGAAGACCCAACTCTTTCCTTATTAAGTTGTTGGGTAATGATTGCATCTGAATGTTCCTCCACAAAACTGCCCAAGAGAGTTGAACTACTCTTTGTTTCAGACTGTTTGTTAGATATAGGAATGCTGTCCTCCTcaattttaataatattgaaGTCTTGGAGCACTGAATCAGGATTTTCATCTTCAGTGGCAGGATCGTCAACACTAGCTATGCATCCCTCAACCTCAATGTCACTATCCAATATCTTTTCTTGAGTAGAGTCTTCTCCATTGCCACTTTCTGTGAATGGTTCTGGAGACTCTGCCAATGTCAAGCTAAACTGTGATGATTCACAAATACTTTCTTTGTCTAGCGAATGTTCAGACATATTGTCAAAGTTTTGGGGAGTGTTAGGTGAAGTGCCAAATGTTTCCTTAGAGTAGTTGTGAAAAGTAAACACTCCTTGGTTTGGTGAATTTTGTGTGCAATTTTCTGAGCCCACAGCACTTTCTCTGCAGCTACCTGAAGTGGGTGTGGATGAGTCTGATGGTACTGCATTCATGGAAAGGTGTTTAAGATGCTGGCTGCTTTTCTGTTCAGTCTCTGGTCTAACCCTATCAGTCTTTTCTGGAGTACTCTGAGAAGATTGGtcattgttttctttagtgttacAGGGAGAGTTCCCTCTGTGTTGGTCAATGAGTTTGCCTGCTTCTGTATCAGTCATTAATAACTCATCTGCAGCCCCACAGTTTTCAATGGTTTCTTTGGAGACTTGTCTGGAAAGCAATGTTTCCTGAGCAACTTTTGAAGGTGAAGATAAACCACTGACCTTACCAGCACACACTGTTGAAGTATTGCTGATTTGAGAACCACTATGGGAGGTTGCATTAGAGTTAAATGTCGCAGAGACTGAATTATTATCAAACTTACTTCTTTGTGAGCAGGTTGTTTGACTTTGGTGACTTTGGTCGCCCACATGATCAAAGTCATTTGTCACAGGATATAACGTATCTGCACAAGTTGAAGACCCAATTAGTAAAGGATTAGTTTGCTCCCCAACATCATTTCTAGGTGGGGTGGAATCAAGGTTGCAAACAGAAGTTTCTTCCTCCTCAATCTTTACTTTTACTGCCATAATATCATCTTGTTCCATCTGTATGCAAGATCCAGTTCTTGGTGAAAGAGCAAAGCAATGCGATGTTGAATTCTTGCTGTCAGAGAACTCCCCATTCTCATTAgagattttgcttttatactgcaCAGGATTTGGTGCTGAGGAGCCCACATCTTCAACCAAGGAATGGTTCTGAGTGGATGAATCTTGCTTTGCTGTTGGTATTACTTTGAGAACTAAATGTTTTTTGCCATCAACCATCTTGAATCCCATTACTTTGGTTGTACAGTTGGGGGGAAGAGAGATTTTGTTCTTAACCATCAGAACAGTCAGTCCATTAGGACTGgtgtgacttgcggcatcagaactTGCAGAGTTGTCACATTCCTGTAACATTACTGGCATTGACTGCTCTGTATTATGAGAACCTTTGCTCCAATTTTTGTTGTCCTTTTTTGCTACAGTCCCATCCACAAAGTGGTGGGTCTCCTCAAGGGATTTCTCTGGTTTGATTAGCCTGCCATTTTGGTTTGGTAAACTCCCAGAAAGACAGTTCAGTTTCGATATCCTCTGAGCCT
The Epinephelus moara isolate mb chromosome 13, YSFRI_EMoa_1.0, whole genome shotgun sequence genome window above contains:
- the si:ch211-214e3.5 gene encoding zinc finger protein 518A; the encoded protein is MEEDLTIPHDSAKNCNISVIGDEKEKVKDFVYKHFREVADGSLFNNAEESSIKEHGSSAKKEKQTLNKAHCKNQQGAVFSGKILSFGCSVCKDDSTYSPNDLLKHFRAAHKGTLPTYPCDLCGFVTNEFPALQRHRIEHRNTLVTCELCDNDVQYSLLLLTRHYIMCHSLNGQFNCDWCDFTTVDAGTFVQHIHHHNESPWKCSKCRHISSNEEDHQKHMKAHSGTFPFTCQFCGYGAARSEYLKKHMAAVHKEEAERRNVWKSIEDSGNSASATLKLFMKKSTEAQEAQRISKLNCLSGSLPNQNGRLIKPEKSLEETHHFVDGTVAKKDNKNWSKGSHNTEQSMPVMLQECDNSASSDAASHTSPNGLTVLMVKNKISLPPNCTTKVMGFKMVDGKKHLVLKVIPTAKQDSSTQNHSLVEDVGSSAPNPVQYKSKISNENGEFSDSKNSTSHCFALSPRTGSCIQMEQDDIMAVKVKIEEEETSVCNLDSTPPRNDVGEQTNPLLIGSSTCADTLYPVTNDFDHVGDQSHQSQTTCSQRSKFDNNSVSATFNSNATSHSGSQISNTSTVCAGKVSGLSSPSKVAQETLLSRQVSKETIENCGAADELLMTDTEAGKLIDQHRGNSPCNTKENNDQSSQSTPEKTDRVRPETEQKSSQHLKHLSMNAVPSDSSTPTSGSCRESAVGSENCTQNSPNQGVFTFHNYSKETFGTSPNTPQNFDNMSEHSLDKESICESSQFSLTLAESPEPFTESGNGEDSTQEKILDSDIEVEGCIASVDDPATEDENPDSVLQDFNIIKIEEDSIPISNKQSETKSSSTLLGSFVEEHSDAIITQQLNKERVGSSSASNDSLKQTKTTLRILQLPEGKQSVLLRTSENRFAVPMQVKATPGFKLITNSANPQINVSYMKPGAERSSNPTGVTLTPNSRRIGVSAPNPGADEKGKTLLSAVQSGVSTTSNHYFINSPGFKGPVLLSSTPHNTPTDKTAKTQQTCYLVQRSVPFVQSPSAPGLRLASTQLPLSSRPVVAMPVSTADKPNTLQSGRQAFLLRYISPPKSRLLLNNQDAKTGTQCSQSSESTGNKVIFKIVTPTGSLLTSGAPTSSSQPLFLATRPQTQCFLVSSNKTNANASNGVKKLITIQNTAQKDVKESCISPSQMNVKVQSSEAEKPILAPRPIRPPSQRKRRRKPLFDELPATMHKARRLTNKILTEKETTVLWKPVAKEVERTLRLAPFSSLQQVKCPRRYQPVVVLNHPDADIPEVANIMKVVNRYKGAVTKVSLSQKTIQALSELGALWENSSTKDQSSPSDDPRPRPVQSSVRERFLLKLKLRKKSKKKYEVVKTRSGGRQEPVVFDCWFCGRLFNSQEDWIGHGQRHLMEATRDWNKLF